The Brassica oleracea var. oleracea cultivar TO1000 chromosome C6, BOL, whole genome shotgun sequence genomic interval CACTAAAGACACCCTTTGCATCATAAACAACCACTCCATCTTTGTTCTCAATTCCAAGAGCAGAGCAACCAGCAGCAAAAGCTTCCTCAGACGGCAACATATGTGGCAACTGTATCAAGAAATAGATATTTTCATACTATTATTTAGATGGTGTCCTTTAAATCACACACAGAAACTCACAAGCAACACGTAATAAGTATAATAAGAATATATCCCACAAAATGGAAATGATGTTAACAGCAAAGAGTCGAGATTCTTTTCAAATGTTGAGTTGAGAACACAGATCTTCAGTAAAAGGAGAGCACAGTGACTCTTACACTTGTCGATCGATCTGATATTCCATCCAAATCGAAGAAGAGAGCACCAGGAATATGAGCAACCTGTAGAGGAGAGATTCGTTTCTTTACTATAGAACGAATATAGCTCAAACAACAGTAGAATCAAGAGCATATCAATAACCTATTTACTCAAATGATCACCTGATATTCTTGGATGGGATTCCTCTGCTCATCTGGCATGTACCATGACGCATCCAAAACCTGAGCACAGAACAAAAAACAGGTCAAACTAAAGTATGCCAAACAAAGTTTTGAAGAAAACCAAATGGGACAAAAGGGGAGCCACCTTCAAATCAGGCTCTCTAAGATTAGAATGGAGCCAATCGACAGAAACAACAGGCTCATTAGTTGGTACAGATGATGAAGTCGAGAAGCCTGCTCTTGCCCCAATTCCAGCAGAAGCCATAGCTCGAGCTGATCTATAAGCTGTAGAGTAAGAGCCTAACTGAGAGAAGAGCCCTCTCCTCTGCAATTATCATCATCACAACACACACAAAGAAAAAAAGAGTCAAACTTTTATAAACAGAGAATCTCATTCCCTAGGTTCCGATACAAAGACGCAGATCTCATCAACAACAAAGTCTAAACCTTTATGAAAGCACCAAACCCCCCACTAGACCCACTGTGATCTCCTAAACCGATGATCGAGAATGAGGATTGGATTAGGACTTACAGTAAGAAAGGAGGCGAGATTAAGGGTCTTTTGAGGGAGAAGAGACGGAGTGATCAAGCGGTGGCTTGCAGCTAGAAAAGTTCTGGAGAAAAGAGTCGAAGCCATGATGTCACCGTTACAATGCAACTAAAGCAAAAGATGGGTTTGATTTGAAAAAGACTCCAACTTTATTGATCCACTCCAGGTAAAGAAGAGAACCCAGCAAGTTTTACTACTCTAGCTGCCGCCACGGACCGGTCTGGAACAGAGGACACGACTTGGGTCATTTTGTAATTATTACTGAGAAGCCAGAGCCTGTAGTGTAAATAGTATTTTGGTCCGAAAGTAGAAATAGACATAAATATTGGACCATTTTGTAAATTAAACAAGCGACGTCGTATGCTTAACTTTTCTTTTTCTTTAAGAAACCGAAGCTTTATTTCTTCTCCTCTTCGTTCATCTCTCTCTCTCCTTCGTCTACTCTGTTGTTCGATCTGTATATCAAAGGTATGATATTTATATGCATTTTGATTTAAAGTTGATTCCTTTGTTAAACCCATATTGAGAATTGGAACCTATCTTTGGTTGGGTTAAGCCTTGTTCAGATTCAATCGCTTCAGTGTAGTAATTTCGTTTGACTCTGCGTTTATAGTAACTGGGTTTATGTTGATGAACATGAGTGTGTGGATCGTTGGATGTTCTGTGGGTTTAAGTTTAGCAGATTCAGCACTTCCCATGGTGTTCCAAGTTTGTGTTTTTCTATCCAGAAGATTTGTTAAGAAGAATGATTTTGCCTTTTTGCAGGTTTTTGAGCTAAGCTTAAGGTGCAATGGGAGACAGTCAGTACTCGTTTTCTCTCACTACCTTCAGGTACGAACTTGTTTATCTTTCAAACGCATCTCCTTCGAGCATTTAGATTGGGGGGTTAATCAGTGTTGTGGTTATGATAACAGTCCATCAGGGAAGCTGGTTCAGATAGAGCATGCTCTAACAGCTGTTGGATCAGGCCAGACATCTTTGGGAATCAAAGGTTTGTTGTTGTCAATGATGAATGTCCTGATGGAATTCTATATAAAGAGATTCTAAGGAACGTTATTGTTTTGTTATCACGACTGTGGTTTCATTTTGCAGCTTCAAACGGAGTTGTCATTGCAACAGAAAAGAAACTTCCTTCTATTCTGGTTGATGAAGAATCTGTAAGTTTGATGACAACATGTTTCTTTCAAGTTTTATAGCAATTAGATCGTTTTCCTTTCTACCCTTGCTTGTTGAACTTTAGTAGGTTGTAACTAATGTTAACCAAATGTCTCTACTTCAGGTTCAGAAGATTCAGCATTTGACTCCCAACATTGGAGTTGTTTACAGGTTCTTCTTCTCCTCAGCTCTTTAATTGAAAATTGGATTTTTATTACTTAGTATCTCTCATAATTAAGTTGCCTTTTCCTTAGTTCATATCAAAGCTAACTTTGATATTTCATTCTGTGAAGTGGTATGGGTCCTGATTTCCGAGTTCTTGTGCGAAAGAGTAGGAAGCAGGCTGAGCAATATAACCGTCTGTACAAAGTAATGTTTAACATCTCTATTCTTATCTTACTTTTCTTGGAGTATAATAATACATGTATGATGAACCTTCACTCCTTGTTGGATTGATGACTCCAGTTAACATAAACTGTTGCTTATTCGTAGTTTTCAACTTCTAATGTTTTTTTTTTCTTTTTTTTTTTGATTTGTTACAGGAACCCATCCCCGTTACTCAACTTGTAAGAGAAACTGCAACTGTGATGCAAGAGTTCACTCAATCAGGGTAACTATATGGTTACTTCCTCCCATACGCTCAACAAGAGTTACTTGTCAGCTTCAACTTTTGATTTCCTCCTTCTCTTAATAGTGGTGTTAGGCCGTTTGGAGTTTCTCTACTAGTGGCTGGGTATGATGACAAAGGTCCACAGCTCTATCAGGTATGTAGTAGTAACATTAAAGATGTATATAACCATTATAACCGCTTATGTAAATAAAAACATCTTATTACAGAATTTCTTTTTTTTTCACTAGGTGGATCCGTCTGGCTCTTATTTCTCATGGAAAGCTTCTGCCATGGGAAAGAATGTTTCAAATGCTAAGACATTTCTTGAGAAGAGGTAAATAACATTTTTAACTGTTTGTGTATGATCTTGGAAGCATGTCATGTCATCTTAGTCTCTCTTATCAGGTACACTGAAGATATGGAACTTGATGATGCCATTCACACTGCCATTTTAACTTTGAAGGAAGGGTGAGAGTTCTTACCAAGTCCTGTTTTTTTTCAGAGTTTTGACAGAACTTAACATCTTTCTTTCTCGTCTGTTTCACAGTTTCGAGGGAGAAATCTCTAGCAAAAACAT includes:
- the LOC106298474 gene encoding proteasome subunit alpha type-2-A-like encodes the protein MGDSQYSFSLTTFSPSGKLVQIEHALTAVGSGQTSLGIKASNGVVIATEKKLPSILVDEESVQKIQHLTPNIGVVYSGMGPDFRVLVRKSRKQAEQYNRLYKEPIPVTQLVRETATVMQEFTQSGGVRPFGVSLLVAGYDDKGPQLYQVDPSGSYFSWKASAMGKNVSNAKTFLEKRYTEDMELDDAIHTAILTLKEGFEGEISSKNIEIGKIGADKIFRVLTPAEIDDYLAEVE